From the genome of Bactrocera oleae isolate idBacOlea1 chromosome 2, idBacOlea1, whole genome shotgun sequence, one region includes:
- the LOC106617814 gene encoding lysoplasmalogenase TMEM86A isoform X1 translates to MADTMHLVSFHPPQVQIRTHTLKLMPFFNAIFVYFAFVQDPHGELWTTVLKCLPIVMLILYVVVKGFAFTTAYKYSQRILFGLICSCVGDALLNINLFLEGMGAFAIGHIWYISAFGWKPLRLPIGVALYICGALAISLAFTRLDGVLAIGVPIYAVLLATTCWRALARALQNSSFINNFCAVGTVLFLLSDSVIGINMFLTPVPYSRIIIMSTYYTAQFAIAFSTANDSPGSCRHMGNSEPAHKGHRVKTKD, encoded by the exons ATAAGAACGCACACATTGAAATTGATGCCATTCTTCAAtgcaatttttgtttactttgccTTCGTACAAGATCCACACGGTGAACTTTGGACAACAGTTCTAAAATGTCTGCCGATTGTAATGTTAATTTTGTATGTTGTGGTCAAAGGCTTCGCGTTTACGACCGC TTACAAATACTCTCAGCGCATACTGTTCGGCTTAATTTGCTCATGCGTCGGTGATGCTTTGCTCAATATTAATCTCTTCCTAGAAGGCATGGGTGCATTTGCTATCGGTCATATCTGGTACATATCAGCATTTGGTTGGAAACCATTGAGACTGCCAATCGGTGTGGCATTGTATATTTGTGGTGCTTTGG CTATTTCGTTGGCTTTCACCCGTCTGGATGGCGTGCTCGCTATTGGCGTTCCTATTTATGCTGTCCTTTTAGCGACCACTTGTTGGCGCGCCCTTGCTCGCGCTCTCCAAAACTCCAGCTTCATAAATAACTTCTGTGCTGTGGGTACAGTACTGTTTCTCCTATCCGATTCAGTTATTGGCATTAATATGTTCTTGACACCGGTGCCGTATTCAAGA ATCATCATTATGTCCACGTATTATACTGCTCAATTCGCCATTGCATTCAGCACTGCCAACGACAGCCCAGGGTCTTGTAGGCATATGGGGAATAGCGAACCAGCGCATAAAGGTCATCGCGTCAAAACAAAAGACTGA
- the LOC106617814 gene encoding lysoplasmalogenase TMEM86A isoform X2: MADTMHLIRTHTLKLMPFFNAIFVYFAFVQDPHGELWTTVLKCLPIVMLILYVVVKGFAFTTAYKYSQRILFGLICSCVGDALLNINLFLEGMGAFAIGHIWYISAFGWKPLRLPIGVALYICGALAISLAFTRLDGVLAIGVPIYAVLLATTCWRALARALQNSSFINNFCAVGTVLFLLSDSVIGINMFLTPVPYSRIIIMSTYYTAQFAIAFSTANDSPGSCRHMGNSEPAHKGHRVKTKD; the protein is encoded by the exons ATAAGAACGCACACATTGAAATTGATGCCATTCTTCAAtgcaatttttgtttactttgccTTCGTACAAGATCCACACGGTGAACTTTGGACAACAGTTCTAAAATGTCTGCCGATTGTAATGTTAATTTTGTATGTTGTGGTCAAAGGCTTCGCGTTTACGACCGC TTACAAATACTCTCAGCGCATACTGTTCGGCTTAATTTGCTCATGCGTCGGTGATGCTTTGCTCAATATTAATCTCTTCCTAGAAGGCATGGGTGCATTTGCTATCGGTCATATCTGGTACATATCAGCATTTGGTTGGAAACCATTGAGACTGCCAATCGGTGTGGCATTGTATATTTGTGGTGCTTTGG CTATTTCGTTGGCTTTCACCCGTCTGGATGGCGTGCTCGCTATTGGCGTTCCTATTTATGCTGTCCTTTTAGCGACCACTTGTTGGCGCGCCCTTGCTCGCGCTCTCCAAAACTCCAGCTTCATAAATAACTTCTGTGCTGTGGGTACAGTACTGTTTCTCCTATCCGATTCAGTTATTGGCATTAATATGTTCTTGACACCGGTGCCGTATTCAAGA ATCATCATTATGTCCACGTATTATACTGCTCAATTCGCCATTGCATTCAGCACTGCCAACGACAGCCCAGGGTCTTGTAGGCATATGGGGAATAGCGAACCAGCGCATAAAGGTCATCGCGTCAAAACAAAAGACTGA
- the LOC106617814 gene encoding lysoplasmalogenase TMEM86A isoform X3, protein MPFFNAIFVYFAFVQDPHGELWTTVLKCLPIVMLILYVVVKGFAFTTAYKYSQRILFGLICSCVGDALLNINLFLEGMGAFAIGHIWYISAFGWKPLRLPIGVALYICGALAISLAFTRLDGVLAIGVPIYAVLLATTCWRALARALQNSSFINNFCAVGTVLFLLSDSVIGINMFLTPVPYSRIIIMSTYYTAQFAIAFSTANDSPGSCRHMGNSEPAHKGHRVKTKD, encoded by the exons ATGCCATTCTTCAAtgcaatttttgtttactttgccTTCGTACAAGATCCACACGGTGAACTTTGGACAACAGTTCTAAAATGTCTGCCGATTGTAATGTTAATTTTGTATGTTGTGGTCAAAGGCTTCGCGTTTACGACCGC TTACAAATACTCTCAGCGCATACTGTTCGGCTTAATTTGCTCATGCGTCGGTGATGCTTTGCTCAATATTAATCTCTTCCTAGAAGGCATGGGTGCATTTGCTATCGGTCATATCTGGTACATATCAGCATTTGGTTGGAAACCATTGAGACTGCCAATCGGTGTGGCATTGTATATTTGTGGTGCTTTGG CTATTTCGTTGGCTTTCACCCGTCTGGATGGCGTGCTCGCTATTGGCGTTCCTATTTATGCTGTCCTTTTAGCGACCACTTGTTGGCGCGCCCTTGCTCGCGCTCTCCAAAACTCCAGCTTCATAAATAACTTCTGTGCTGTGGGTACAGTACTGTTTCTCCTATCCGATTCAGTTATTGGCATTAATATGTTCTTGACACCGGTGCCGTATTCAAGA ATCATCATTATGTCCACGTATTATACTGCTCAATTCGCCATTGCATTCAGCACTGCCAACGACAGCCCAGGGTCTTGTAGGCATATGGGGAATAGCGAACCAGCGCATAAAGGTCATCGCGTCAAAACAAAAGACTGA